The following coding sequences lie in one Burkholderia ubonensis subsp. mesacidophila genomic window:
- a CDS encoding DUF1173 family protein, producing MTDVFFAGVTVSLEDVQEHPVAFVRQLERAKINPGHAQCLCRGAAAPLRLQIRRYGSLLHLAGWPDEGPLHDRQSCSFHKDANEGGSDAGKTLPGIVATAAGLRVKLDVALTQRAVGAASKSPRQAGAPATSRRSAPLLGFLQALWQIAGLNRWSGTDRTRNWGVCNARVLAGVGDAVINGEPAEQVLHVMRRYQEADRAAINAEFDAFLGRVGQREGTNHRGLVVGEISEIGTTPYGRSITLRQSAKRYYCSTDLVALAEKRYSHALRPLGNRDARVVAILVIECTPKGHHVVVNFAAMLCSANYITCDSIHEVAMANRLVAEGRRFDKPIRLEDGAEMLPDFILTDTTVPTHIEVYGMNGVAEYEARKREKRCLRVARGIHAVEWDIDVTALGDVPLPPAARRNAGP from the coding sequence ATGACCGATGTTTTCTTCGCCGGCGTCACCGTGTCGCTCGAGGACGTCCAGGAACATCCCGTTGCCTTCGTCCGCCAGCTCGAGCGCGCGAAGATCAATCCGGGCCACGCGCAGTGCCTTTGCCGTGGCGCCGCGGCCCCGCTCCGCCTCCAGATCCGCCGATACGGTAGCCTGCTGCACCTCGCCGGGTGGCCGGATGAAGGTCCTCTGCACGACCGCCAGTCTTGTTCGTTCCACAAGGACGCGAACGAAGGCGGAAGCGACGCAGGCAAGACCCTGCCGGGAATCGTTGCCACCGCGGCGGGCTTGCGGGTGAAGCTCGACGTCGCCCTCACGCAGCGCGCGGTCGGCGCGGCGTCCAAGAGCCCTCGGCAAGCCGGCGCACCCGCAACCTCACGCCGGTCGGCGCCGCTCCTCGGCTTCCTGCAAGCGCTCTGGCAAATCGCCGGTCTGAATCGATGGTCCGGGACCGACCGAACGCGGAACTGGGGTGTCTGCAATGCGCGTGTCCTCGCCGGGGTGGGTGACGCCGTGATCAACGGCGAACCTGCTGAACAGGTACTGCACGTCATGCGCAGGTACCAGGAAGCCGACCGAGCAGCGATCAACGCCGAGTTCGATGCATTTCTCGGCCGTGTCGGCCAGCGAGAAGGTACGAACCATCGCGGCCTCGTCGTCGGCGAGATCTCGGAAATCGGCACGACCCCTTACGGCCGGTCGATCACTTTGCGCCAGAGCGCGAAGCGGTACTACTGCAGCACCGATTTGGTCGCCCTCGCAGAAAAGCGGTACAGCCACGCGCTACGCCCGCTCGGTAACCGTGACGCCAGGGTGGTTGCAATTCTCGTAATCGAGTGCACGCCCAAGGGACATCACGTGGTGGTCAATTTCGCCGCCATGCTCTGTTCCGCCAACTACATCACCTGCGATTCGATCCACGAAGTCGCAATGGCAAATCGGCTCGTTGCCGAAGGCCGCCGCTTCGACAAACCGATCCGGCTCGAAGATGGGGCCGAGATGCTGCCCGACTTCATCCTCACGGACACGACAGTTCCAACCCACATCGAGGTGTACGGCATGAACGGCGTGGCCGAGTACGAGGCTCGCAAACGAGAAAAGCGGTGTCTTCGAGTCGCGCGCGGGATCCATGCTGTCGAGTGGGATATCGACGTGACCGCGCTCGGCGACGTCCCATTACCACCCGCCGCACGACGAAACGCCGGGCCTTGA
- a CDS encoding Lar family restriction alleviation protein produces MIEQLYPCEHCGGRPTVGRSQRLVECDENHRFDFSQFGRFGGPPRFGDVLPRPPEAPLTESLVCICCTGCGMSTQWEPVGDDETAAKNRCAETWNRRLNRPAVTQNDLRKLIERELGACDAQLVLDMLSRADGDWTEIGPIFKMLAQRIVDATVVTFDTWPIAPVLEDSARYRKLVQLAKWIEIDGEDYVQFPKIHSPNEHRDFLFEDRIAVAVDAMPDRDRW; encoded by the coding sequence ATGATCGAACAGCTCTATCCATGTGAGCATTGTGGCGGCCGGCCGACCGTCGGCCGATCGCAACGACTCGTTGAATGCGACGAGAATCACCGATTCGATTTTAGCCAGTTCGGCCGTTTCGGCGGCCCTCCTCGTTTTGGTGATGTACTTCCCCGCCCCCCTGAAGCCCCTCTTACCGAATCGCTGGTCTGCATCTGCTGCACCGGATGCGGGATGTCGACGCAATGGGAACCGGTTGGAGACGACGAGACGGCCGCGAAAAACCGGTGCGCTGAAACATGGAACCGGCGCCTCAACAGACCGGCGGTGACGCAAAATGATCTACGCAAGCTCATCGAGCGCGAGCTCGGCGCGTGCGACGCGCAGCTGGTGCTCGACATGTTGTCCCGCGCAGACGGAGACTGGACGGAGATCGGCCCGATCTTCAAGATGCTGGCCCAGCGAATTGTCGATGCGACTGTCGTGACCTTCGACACTTGGCCAATCGCACCCGTACTCGAAGACTCGGCAAGGTATCGAAAGCTCGTGCAGTTGGCGAAATGGATCGAGATCGATGGCGAGGACTACGTTCAGTTCCCGAAGATTCACTCTCCGAACGAGCACCGCGACTTCCTGTTCGAGGATCGGATCGCAGTCGCCGTCGACGCCATGCCTGATCGCGACCGCTGGTAG